Genomic segment of Sander lucioperca isolate FBNREF2018 chromosome 20, SLUC_FBN_1.2, whole genome shotgun sequence:
cttctcagtccctccccccctttctgttaaagcccaaaacggtctcctaagcccctccccccacaagggagaatgaatgcgtgtgcatgagcagtgactgaCACACAGTTAGGCACctccccccctggccctgattagtgtatctgaacagttagacaccccccccctggccctgattggtgcatctgaacagttagacacccccctggccctgattggtgtatctgaacagttagacaccccccctggccctgattggtgcatctgaacagttagacaccccccctggccctgattggtgcatctgaacagggagctgtgtatttttgtaaatctctctccaggctgtaggtggagccagaggagctggatttattttaatgacctgcttcatgtagttctactggaacatagggtcataaaatatgcaaatatgacagaaaggtagttttataagtcttacctactgcacctttaactgttTAGTTCTCCAGCAGACAACAGTTTACGGGGTTTATTTACGTCTCTTTTGGCGCTTTTTGTAGCTTTTGTTGAAGTTTGTTGAAATCTTTGTTTTCGTTAAAGTTTTAGTTTACTGTAATATATACCTGCAGCGGACTAGTCTCActtagccagaccctcctccacagctctgcggaggaaggtctgactagtccacacagcattcctgggtgggaggaaaatgtgctctggtttattggcatttctttaaaccaatcagaatcatcttgggcggagctaagctcCAGACAGATGGGTTACCATTAGGGGTGGAGCCGAACCTGAATACGGAATTCGGAAAGGCACAAATAACGTAACAAATAATACTTATTTTGAGcaaatacttaaaaaaatatttgtattgtgagtgagtgagtgagtgagtgagtgagtgagtgacgtTCAGGAGTCGGGGGAGGGGAAAAGAGTAAAAGAGGTGACTGACACAGGCTGCTCCACACAGCAACAGAGAGGGCTCGGCTGAGCGGAAAAACACTTAACTGCATCACTATTTTTGTTGAATAGATTTTTTGTACCTTAACTGGGTTCCGGAGGTAGTTTTTAACTTTTGGGAAGCGGAGTTTGATCGGGAGATTATTCCATTACGCTGCGTTATTGACGTCTGCAGTCGGGTGCTCTCATGTTCGCTCTGTTTACGTAGCTAGCTCTGTTAGCTCGGTCATTTAGACAATAGGCTGTTGACAGAGTAACGTTAATGTAAAGAATACTTACACTATAACGTAAATTAGAAGATTAGAAGGATTTTTACGCCTATTTTGAATTTTactcaaatacaaatacaaatacttttCCCCctcaacaaatacaaatacagataCAAATACCGGCTgctttgcacacccctagttaCCATATATGTTTTGACGCTTTCTAACTTTTATTTTCAGCGCCTGTTGACGCtttcaatgttttcttttaacGTATGTTTTCTTCGACAAAAACAGTTTgtataggggccagtaaaaattgaCTTTGAGCAAGTAGAAGGTTTGACATTGAACCATGCTGTATGAAGAGAAGGCATGCATCTCTACGGCCGATGGCAACTCACGCAAAAACAATCCAGACTCTGAAATAACTACAGctaagaggaaaaaaaataatgtcccTTTAACGATGTGTAGACTGCAACCATGacgtcaataaaaaaaatttaaaaaatatgtcaAACCTGGAAAAAATACATCGAATGTGTTGAAAaacgtaaacaaaaaaaagtcaaaaaaatatCGGACACAAGTCAAAAACCTTGACAGCGTCAAAGTGTAGcccccctagcactcccattcaaaaggtcaTTTGACCTAAAaatgagaatacggtaaatcttaaaagtggtgattccgtcctaaatatgcttttaaacaaaggttgactcgggtacattcacaaaaagactctaggttgcattttggtgtgTTACActttaagtgttgtcttttcctggttttaaatgctgcattacagtaaagagaTTTTCTgtgttaccagactgttctagctcttctattatttttacctttatCCATTTAGTCATTACATCTACATTACTGAAGATTATTTATCTGaaatctcattgtgaagatatttttttataagcaccaattgtcaaccctataaTATCGCCACAAAATCGACATTGAGATATTAGgacaagaatatcgtgatatctgattttctcatagacagtatatataatggaccagcaggtcccgtgtccctggacggagaccagtgaagtctctttcccggtgatggctgagtgttactgagcagcctccaactgagcttgaagacgtagatgtgacgtgagcaacctgtctgaaagttggaagtcttctggtagctgtgccaagagaaatctcaatcattcccaatctagcagagacggagagcgtaggtatatgtaaggagataacatagacacaggctaattattgatcactaaaatgatagttaacattatgaattaaacttaaacagctaatggaagtccaaactgcctgagagcttctcctgtactatacggtaattcctctactatgagacagtaagtctcgtggttatgacccaatcgttagcctatttttataaaaacgtctgctacggagccataacgtgagctacaaggtaatggagccttttatacattgtcgtgtttctttagaaataaacaatgggcaaatagagtctttaaactcttcagatgtaaagttattctctgtcaaagtgacgtcagaatgaatggcagtcaatgggatgctaacgggaggtgatggcttggtagcatcagaatggcgccataggagctacgcgttctgaggagaagctgaccaacttgggttttctccatatcacccagccctacctGCGTCTGTGTCGTGTCTCTTCTTGCCGATCTCGGCTCTCAGCGTGCTGATCTCCAGCTCGTACTTCGGCGCGGCCGCGTGCAGACGCTGCAGCTCCGCCCGCAGCCGACACAGCTCCTCCTGCAGCGAGGCGATGTCGTTCTCCCGCTCGGCCGCTGCCTCCTCGGCCTcggcctgcagcagcagcacctcCTCCTGGGCCGCTCGGAGATCATCGTTCACCTCCTGCAACtcgctctccttctcctcctccagacCGTCCATCTCCTCCTGCAGCGACCGCAGCGCCGCTGCATTCATTCACACAACAAACTAAGTTACTCAAAAAACTGCAAagtcatgtttctgtgtctgagtgtctgatgagaacaacaatctgtgaaactTCCCAAAAAGGCTATTTCTATTTTTCCAAATAACAAACCATGGGTGACCAAATGCGTTAAAAGTATCATTAACCAGAGAAATATTAGTTTTAAGCAGGGGGATGCCATAGTCTATAATGACCTGCAGAAGCAAGTTAAGAGGGAGCTAAAATAAGCTAAACTTAAATATAAGGACAAAGTTGAATCCCTATTGAGTAGTGGAACGTCACGCCCTGCATCGGACGGTGTGAAGTCGATGATGGGCTTACAATCTAATCATAAAAAACACCTCTCCTTTGATGGCAAGACAGATTCTGAGCTTGCAGATGAattgaatattttttataatcgCTTTAATATTTATGACTTCACCAAGGAATTGTCCACGAACAGGGAACCGTGGGCAGAACAAGATGTGGCCATCACTATTGATAAGGACAGAGTTCACAAAATTCTCCTACAGCGACCGCAGCGCCGCTGCATTCATTCACACAACAAACTAAGTTACTCAAATAACTGCAAAGTCATGTTTCTGTGTATGAGTGTCTGAtgagaacaacaatctctgaaactggtccagtattaatccAGAACAGCAGTTAGagccactaaaagttctgttgttgctgctgacagactcagactattattctaagtgtctgacaacattatgggatggatccctacagagatagacctttaaaacctctttaagacctttctgtttaaccagaaacagctctgaggtcgctagcgctaaacccaccagactccatgtaaataatcactacttttagcgtgtatagagccagcatatttccagatgtaaatgggtgaactatgtgtttatttcaaccaaaactagagttgtgattgttggGTCAGTGGAAAGATGATCCAAaatggcttttgatagtttgattttgtttctgtcgactgtgattgaagtgtattttacgatgataaaattactgtttatttacatggagtctggtgggtttagcgaacgcaatttcgcggatgtttttttttaaaaaaaaggatcttactctttaacagaaagatcgacctcctcagaaatcctttccataacaTTGTTAGGTTGTTCAATTAAAAATTcaagttttaaaataaaatacattcagGTTGTTCAAATTCAACATGTGGAGACGTTCTCCCGTTGGCGTTTCTAACAGAAGCACAAAACCATAGCAGAGGTTTACTTCCAAAACTGTTAAAGACctacttgtctgtctgtctctctgtctgcctgtctgtctctctgtctgtctgtctgtctctctgtctgtctgtctgtctggctctctgtctgtatgtctgtctctctctctctctctgtctgtctgtctgtctgtctgtctcttgctgtctgtctctctctgtatgtctgtctctctgtctggctcttgctgtctgtctatctctctgtatgtatgtctgtctgcctctctctgtctctctttgtctctctcagtctgtctgtctctctcagtctgtctatctctctgtctgtcggtctgtctgtctgtctttaagatgagacggtgtatcatctgcATGGAAACAACTCTCTGTACTTCTGTTCTAACTTCCTGTAGCTGGATGTCTGGGAGGCTGTTAGAATCCAAacacgtgcgtgcgtgtctgttttgggatgtgaggtgtgtgtgttttgggatgtgaggtgtgtgtgttttgggatgtgaggtgtgtgtgttttgggatgtgaggtgtgtgtgttttgggatGTGAGGTGTGCGTCACCTTGCAGTCTCTGGATCTGTCTGGTGAAGCTCTCGGCCTGATGAGCGCTCGCCAGCCGCTCGTCCTCCAACAGACCTGAGATCAGACAGAAGATAAAGATGAAGATCATGTGCTCTAATAACAACATTATCTTTAATATCTTTACGTTTCTGACCTTGCATCTCCAGGAAACTGTCTTCGTGTCTTTGGGAAACCTCTCTGGTCTcgtccagctgcagcagcagctgcaagaCCTGAGCTCTCAgatactcctcttcctctccgtccccctcttcctctccctccctctctttcttctcttcctctttctccggGGACTCCGTCTTTTTGGCCGGCAGAGTTTCTGCCAACGTGATCGGCTTCTGCAGCTTCAGCTCGCACAGCTCGTCTTCCtcggacagagaggagagatcaACGTCAGCTGCAAAGtttttaattcatatttttatcaaaccaagtttaaaggtcccatggcatgaacatttaactttatgaggttttttaacattaatatgagtttccccagcctgcctatggtcccccagtggctagaaatggtgataggtgtaaaccgagccctgggtatcctgctctgcctttgagaaaatgaaagctgaaATGaaatgggccgatctggaatcttccctttatgacgtcataaggggaaaggttacctcccctttctctgcttggcCCGCCCAGAGAACTTGGCCCctccatgagagagagagagacatcatggctttcaaacgagcaaaatGGCAGCTGGTCAAgaccacccccaccctccaccttgccccccctcccctctctctcctcctcaatagcatttaaagctacagacacagaaatggtacatcctaaggaaagctcattatgggactggctctagtggctggaattctgcaccaaggctgaatttagggaaagagacttcagatccagtattagaggaccactaaggtctatataaagagacttcagatacagtattaggggaccactaaggtctatataaagagacttcagatacagtattaggggaccactaaggtctatataaagagacttcagatacagtattaggggaccactaaggtctatataaagagacttcagatacagtattagaggaccactaaggtctatataaagagacttcagatacagtattagaggaccactaaggtctatataaagagacttcagatacagtattaggggaccactaaggtctatataaagagacttcagatacagtattaggggaccactaaggtctatataaagagacttcagatacagtattaggggaccactaaggtctatataaaagagacttcagatacagtatgcaCTAAGCACTAAGGCCTAAAAGCATcccaaaagcagcatgtcatgggacctttaagatttTACATTTAACTAAGCTACTGAACAGGCCATtc
This window contains:
- the LOC116058451 gene encoding coiled-coil domain-containing protein 136-like isoform X2; translated protein: MDGLRLPPVIEEVLDSSDELCELKLQKPITLAETLPAKKTESPEKEEEKKEREGEEEGDGEEEEYLRAQVLQLLLQLDETREVSQRHEDSFLEMQGLLEDERLASAHQAESFTRQIQRLQAALRSLQEEMDGLEEEKESELQEVNDDLRAAQEEVLLLQAEAEEAAAERENDIASLQEELCRLRAELQRLHAAAPKYELEISTLRAEIGKKRHDTDADERHDNKDLKQQRDTCDDVYLAVTDTEQVKADSYITLSQSGDGEHRGRPSEDPESPPVSISEVSVLKVQLRRAEETAHKVQTECDGLKGELGVLQQLYDSSQRERAALQQELQRCKAELQKMEGSKSQNCTGPSEPPVLSIPFIGMIVIVALIWCWLEELVL
- the LOC116058451 gene encoding coiled-coil domain-containing protein 136-like isoform X1; amino-acid sequence: MDGLRLPPVIEEVLDSSGQYELCELKLQKPITLAETLPAKKTESPEKEEEKKEREGEEEGDGEEEEYLRAQVLQLLLQLDETREVSQRHEDSFLEMQGLLEDERLASAHQAESFTRQIQRLQAALRSLQEEMDGLEEEKESELQEVNDDLRAAQEEVLLLQAEAEEAAAERENDIASLQEELCRLRAELQRLHAAAPKYELEISTLRAEIGKKRHDTDADERHDNKDLKQQRDTCDDVYLAVTDTEQVKADSYITLSQSGDGEHRGRPSEDPESPPVSISEVSVLKVQLRRAEETAHKVQTECDGLKGELGVLQQLYDSSQRERAALQQELQRCKAELQKMEGSKSQNCTGPSEPPVLSIPFIGMIVIVALIWCWLEELVL
- the LOC116058451 gene encoding coiled-coil domain-containing protein 136-like isoform X3, with amino-acid sequence MDGLRLPPVIEEVLDSSGQYELCELKLQKPITLAETLPAKKTESPEKEEEKKEREGEEEGDGEEEEYLRAQVLQLLLQLDETREVSQRHEDSFLEMQGLLEDERLASAHQAESFTRQIQRLQAALRSLQEEMDGLEEEKESELQEVNDDLRAAQEEVLLLQAEAEEAAAERENDIASLQEELCRLRAELQRLHAAAPKYELEISTLRAEIGKKRHDTDADERHDNKDLKQQRDTCDDVYLAVTDTEQVKADSYITLSQSGDGEHRGRPSEDPESPPVSISEVSVLKVQLRRAEETAHKVQTECDGLKGELGVLQQLYDSSQRERAALQQELQRCKAELQKMEGSKSQSDTEGWNLAVAVVAVAAIVVLVVPSFTRGA